In the Deinococcus budaensis genome, one interval contains:
- the tilS gene encoding tRNA lysidine(34) synthetase TilS, whose protein sequence is MSAPVSGLPPDLFPPRLRRPLASYAGQVVAVGVSGGADSVALLRALLGVGARPVVAHLDHALRPGSAGDAAWVLELAERLGVPFETVRVDVAAVAVRRGGNLEDAARRVRYDFLGRVAARHGAGAVLTAHTRRDQAETVLMELLRGEATLHGIAPAWGRVRRPWLDVPRADVEAFLHALGQGWREDPTNADPAQTRAWLRWEVLPRLRARFPATEAALARVARLSREDDAALRVLADRLQPHTPLPGQPPAVLRRHVTRTLAQAGLPYHAEQVERLAAALGAGETAHLCLPGGRDVTVTGGRLHTAPQVWPAPDFAVPEGWTRRTRQPGDRVRLPGGTRRLSDVLTDAKVPRGDRDRVLLLVQGSDVRWAGLRPPVWGAGAREEVGAPPDALHGAPHGAMGEALALAHEAAGAGEVPVGAVVLGPGGEVVGRGRNTSREDGDLTRHAELAALREAARTLGTPYLDRCTLVVTLEPCPMCLGAALEARVGRIVYGARNPKAGALGGVTDLLGHHWGHAPVVTGGLRAGEAAGLLRRSFQALRRGAGAGKPQP, encoded by the coding sequence GTGTCCGCCCCGGTGTCTGGCCTGCCCCCCGACCTCTTCCCCCCCCGCTTGCGGCGGCCGCTGGCCTCTTACGCGGGCCAGGTGGTCGCCGTGGGTGTCTCGGGCGGGGCCGACAGCGTGGCGCTGCTGCGGGCGCTGCTGGGGGTCGGGGCGCGGCCGGTCGTGGCCCACCTCGACCACGCGCTGCGGCCTGGGTCGGCGGGGGACGCGGCCTGGGTGCTTGAGCTGGCGGAGCGGCTGGGCGTGCCTTTCGAGACGGTGCGGGTGGACGTGGCGGCGGTCGCGGTGCGGCGCGGCGGGAATCTGGAGGATGCCGCGCGGCGGGTGCGGTACGACTTCCTGGGCCGGGTGGCGGCCCGCCACGGCGCGGGGGCCGTCCTGACCGCCCACACCCGCCGCGACCAGGCCGAAACGGTGCTGATGGAGCTGCTGCGCGGCGAGGCGACCCTGCACGGCATCGCTCCCGCGTGGGGCCGGGTGCGGCGGCCCTGGCTGGACGTGCCGCGCGCCGACGTGGAGGCCTTCTTGCACGCCCTGGGTCAAGGCTGGCGCGAGGACCCCACCAACGCCGACCCCGCCCAGACCCGCGCCTGGCTGCGCTGGGAAGTGCTGCCCCGCCTCCGCGCCCGCTTTCCGGCCACCGAGGCCGCCCTGGCCCGCGTCGCCCGCCTGTCGCGCGAGGACGATGCGGCGCTCCGGGTGCTGGCCGACCGCTTGCAGCCCCACACGCCGCTCCCCGGGCAACCGCCCGCCGTGCTGCGCCGCCATGTCACCCGCACGCTGGCGCAGGCGGGACTGCCCTACCACGCCGAGCAGGTCGAACGCCTCGCCGCCGCGCTGGGGGCAGGGGAGACCGCCCACCTGTGCCTGCCGGGAGGACGTGACGTGACCGTGACGGGCGGGCGGCTGCATACGGCGCCGCAGGTCTGGCCCGCGCCCGACTTCGCGGTGCCGGAGGGCTGGACCCGCCGCACCCGCCAGCCCGGCGACCGGGTGCGGCTGCCCGGCGGTACCCGGCGGCTCAGCGACGTGCTCACCGACGCGAAGGTGCCGCGCGGCGACCGCGACCGGGTCTTGCTGCTCGTCCAGGGGAGCGATGTGCGCTGGGCGGGCCTCCGCCCCCCCGTCTGGGGCGCGGGCGCCCGCGAGGAGGTGGGCGCGCCGCCGGACGCCCTGCACGGCGCCCCCCACGGGGCGATGGGCGAGGCGCTGGCCCTGGCCCACGAGGCCGCCGGGGCCGGTGAGGTGCCGGTGGGCGCGGTCGTCCTGGGACCGGGGGGCGAGGTGGTGGGCCGGGGCCGCAACACCAGCCGCGAGGACGGCGACCTGACCCGCCACGCCGAACTCGCGGCGCTGCGGGAGGCGGCCCGCACCTTGGGGACGCCCTACCTGGACCGCTGCACCCTGGTCGTCACCCTGGAACCCTGCCCGATGTGCCTGGGCGCGGCGCTGGAGGCGCGGGTGGGCCGGATCGTCTACGGCGCCCGCAACCCCAAAGCCGGAGCGCTCGGCGGCGTGACCGACCTGCTGGGGCACCACTGGGGGCATGCCCCGGTGGTCACGGGCGGCCTGCGCGCGGGCGAGGCGGCGGGGCTGTTGCGAAGGAGCTTTCAGGCGCTGCGGCGCGGGGCAGGAGCGGGGAAGCCGCAGCCCTGA
- a CDS encoding peroxiredoxin: MPLHVGQPAPEFETRSDDGRPLSLAELRGRWVVLYFYPRAGTPGCSVEARGFETALPEFERLNAAVIGVSTDTEARQANFRDRCGLSFPLIPDGDRRLSRVYGVMGGLGGLLGTAARETFLIAPDGTLAQHWRRVNPVTHPADVLRELRQLGAGVVSA; this comes from the coding sequence ATGCCCCTGCACGTCGGCCAGCCCGCTCCCGAGTTCGAGACCCGCAGCGACGACGGCCGCCCGCTGAGTCTGGCGGAGTTGCGGGGCCGCTGGGTGGTGCTGTACTTCTACCCGCGCGCCGGGACGCCGGGCTGCTCGGTCGAGGCGCGCGGCTTCGAGACCGCCCTGCCCGAGTTCGAGCGGCTGAATGCGGCCGTGATCGGCGTGAGCACCGACACCGAGGCCCGGCAGGCGAACTTCCGCGACCGCTGCGGCCTGAGCTTTCCCTTGATCCCCGACGGCGACCGCCGCCTCAGCCGCGTCTACGGGGTGATGGGCGGCCTGGGCGGGCTGCTGGGCACCGCCGCCCGCGAGACCTTTCTGATCGCCCCCGACGGAACGCTGGCCCAGCACTGGCGCCGGGTCAATCCGGTCACCCACCCGGCGGATGTGCTGCGCGAACTGCGGCAACTGGGCGCGGGCGTGGTCTCCGCCTGA
- a CDS encoding Panacea domain-containing protein: MILSIDDPTRTGYAAEVVANALLDLARAEGRTLTQLQVHKLVYIAHGWTLALLGRPLIYNTVHAWRRGPVVRRLWDHWGGRGRTPIAEPLPVSPGEPDLGADPAAQEVIRSVWTTYGQMNGDELSRLTHLEGSPWTQVFGHSGAGPSSDLIPNEVTREYYTALARSA, from the coding sequence ATGATCCTCTCTATCGACGATCCGACCCGCACGGGCTACGCCGCCGAGGTGGTGGCCAACGCCCTGCTGGACCTGGCCCGTGCCGAGGGCCGCACGCTGACGCAGCTTCAGGTGCACAAGCTGGTGTATATCGCGCACGGCTGGACGCTGGCCCTGCTGGGCCGCCCCTTGATCTACAACACGGTGCATGCCTGGCGGCGCGGGCCGGTCGTGCGGCGGCTGTGGGACCACTGGGGAGGCCGGGGACGCACGCCCATCGCCGAGCCGCTGCCCGTCTCACCGGGCGAACCTGACCTCGGCGCGGACCCGGCGGCGCAGGAGGTCATCCGCAGCGTCTGGACGACCTACGGGCAGATGAACGGCGACGAACTCTCGCGCCTGACCCACCTGGAGGGCAGCCCCTGGACCCAGGTGTTCGGCCATTCCGGCGCCGGGCCGTCCAGCGACCTGATTCCCAACGAGGTCACCCGCGAGTATTACACCGCGCTGGCCCGCAGCGCCTAG
- a CDS encoding ExeM/NucH family extracellular endonuclease, with the protein MHRNVLLLGLTALLASCGTPKAPAPTYACPADAPVTAISAVQGSGAASPLAGQTVTVRGVVTLDAQAGLSGFYLQDVAPDRDASTSEGLFVYTDKTPRTVKAGEVVQVSGTVKEFGGLTQLDTVTTLTSCGETTLPATTRLGFPLAKPDTLEAVEGMRVTVVTPMTVTDTFTLGRFGELGLSSGGRLFNPTNGQGGSLEQNRLRTLRLDDLSSRQNPATIPYLTSADPATATRRAGDTVTGLVGVMHFANGNYKLQPTQAPVFQNTNPRPAAPKEVGGTLKVAGANVLNYFTTLGNAGRGATTPAEFERQKAKIVAELRGLNADVITLMEVENNGEVALDNLVAALNAAAGTTEFASVKTGKVGTDAIRVAIIYRVGSVTPIGAAQIDPAEVYSRPPVAQTFQQKTGGGVFTVVANHFKSKGSCPTTGDVDQGQGCWNLLRAQQSRAVLAFADKLKAIDPDVLLMGDLNAYGEEDPIKALEAGGFESLNKRIPAEDRYSYQFDGQFGYLDHALASAGLGGQVTGITEWHINADEPVILDYNTEFKATPDCKSGTPAGSSCTSPDLYAPTPYRSSDHDPVLVGLRLTPDATPTIPLSVTAQGEATVTAGQPYTLSVTTAGTPESVTINWGDGSSDTLAAGASSATHTYAAAGTFTVTVTAKRGSETRAATRTVTVQAAPVVGAGRLVISQVYGGGGNSGATLTHDFVELFNAGTAPLTTAGLSLQYTSAAGAFGASSVFALPEATVQPGKYFLVQLAKGTGGTAALPTPDATGTLALSGTAGKVALAGNAEAVTGTDDADLLDFVGFGATASAYEGSAAAPAPSNTTAILRAGQGCTDTNQNAADFAAAAPAPRNSAAPAAVCPR; encoded by the coding sequence ATGCACCGGAATGTCCTCTTGCTCGGCCTGACTGCCCTTCTCGCCTCCTGCGGCACGCCCAAGGCGCCCGCCCCGACCTATGCCTGCCCGGCGGACGCGCCGGTCACCGCCATCTCTGCCGTGCAGGGCAGCGGCGCCGCCAGCCCGCTCGCCGGACAGACCGTGACCGTGCGCGGCGTGGTCACGCTGGACGCCCAGGCGGGCCTGAGCGGCTTTTACCTTCAGGATGTCGCCCCCGACCGGGACGCGAGCACCAGCGAGGGCCTGTTCGTCTACACCGACAAGACGCCCCGCACCGTGAAGGCCGGAGAGGTCGTGCAGGTCAGCGGCACCGTGAAGGAGTTCGGCGGCCTGACCCAGCTCGACACGGTCACCACCCTGACCTCCTGCGGCGAGACCACGCTGCCCGCCACCACGCGCCTGGGGTTCCCGCTCGCCAAGCCCGACACCCTGGAAGCGGTCGAGGGCATGCGGGTCACGGTCGTCACCCCCATGACCGTGACCGACACCTTCACGCTGGGCCGCTTCGGTGAGCTGGGCCTGTCGAGCGGCGGGCGGCTCTTCAACCCCACCAACGGCCAGGGCGGCAGCCTGGAGCAGAACCGCCTCCGCACCCTGCGTCTCGACGACCTCAGCAGCAGGCAGAACCCGGCGACCATCCCCTACCTCACCTCGGCCGACCCGGCGACCGCCACCCGGCGTGCGGGCGACACCGTGACGGGGCTGGTCGGCGTGATGCACTTCGCCAACGGCAACTACAAGCTGCAACCCACCCAGGCGCCGGTCTTCCAGAACACCAACCCCCGCCCGGCGGCCCCCAAGGAAGTCGGCGGGACCCTCAAGGTCGCGGGCGCCAACGTCCTGAACTACTTCACCACGCTGGGCAACGCGGGCCGGGGCGCCACCACCCCCGCCGAGTTCGAGCGCCAGAAGGCCAAGATCGTCGCGGAGCTGCGTGGCCTGAACGCCGACGTGATCACCCTGATGGAAGTCGAGAACAACGGCGAGGTCGCGCTCGACAACCTCGTCGCGGCCCTCAACGCGGCAGCGGGGACTACCGAATTCGCCTCGGTCAAGACCGGCAAGGTGGGCACCGACGCGATTCGCGTGGCGATCATCTACCGCGTGGGCAGCGTGACGCCCATCGGCGCGGCGCAGATCGACCCCGCCGAGGTGTACTCGCGCCCGCCCGTCGCGCAGACCTTTCAGCAAAAGACCGGGGGCGGCGTGTTCACGGTGGTCGCCAACCACTTCAAGAGCAAGGGAAGCTGCCCGACCACGGGGGACGTGGACCAGGGCCAGGGCTGCTGGAACCTGCTGCGCGCCCAGCAGTCGCGCGCCGTGCTGGCGTTTGCTGACAAGCTGAAGGCCATCGACCCCGACGTGCTGCTGATGGGCGACCTGAACGCCTACGGTGAGGAAGACCCCATCAAGGCGCTGGAGGCGGGCGGCTTCGAGAGCCTCAACAAGCGCATTCCGGCGGAAGACCGCTACTCCTACCAGTTCGACGGCCAGTTCGGCTACCTCGACCACGCACTGGCCTCCGCAGGCCTTGGGGGGCAGGTCACCGGCATCACCGAGTGGCACATCAACGCCGACGAGCCGGTGATTCTGGACTACAACACCGAGTTCAAGGCGACCCCCGACTGCAAGAGCGGCACCCCCGCCGGAAGCAGCTGCACCAGCCCCGACCTCTACGCGCCCACGCCGTACCGCTCCAGCGACCACGATCCGGTCCTGGTGGGCCTGCGGCTGACGCCAGACGCCACCCCCACAATTCCGCTGAGCGTCACGGCGCAGGGGGAGGCCACGGTGACCGCCGGGCAGCCCTACACCCTGAGCGTGACCACGGCGGGCACGCCCGAGAGCGTCACGATCAATTGGGGCGACGGCAGCAGCGACACGCTCGCCGCCGGGGCCAGCAGCGCGACCCACACCTACGCGGCGGCGGGCACCTTCACGGTCACCGTGACTGCCAAACGCGGCAGCGAGACGAGGGCGGCCACCCGGACGGTCACGGTACAGGCGGCGCCGGTGGTTGGCGCGGGCCGACTGGTCATCAGTCAGGTTTATGGGGGTGGTGGCAACTCCGGCGCGACCCTCACCCACGATTTCGTGGAGCTGTTCAACGCGGGAACGGCCCCGCTGACGACGGCGGGCCTGAGCCTTCAGTACACCAGCGCGGCAGGCGCCTTCGGGGCCTCCAGCGTCTTCGCGCTGCCGGAGGCGACCGTTCAACCCGGCAAATACTTCCTGGTGCAGCTCGCCAAGGGAACGGGTGGCACGGCAGCCCTGCCGACCCCCGACGCCACGGGCACGCTGGCCCTGAGCGGCACCGCTGGCAAGGTGGCCCTGGCCGGGAATGCGGAGGCGGTGACCGGCACCGACGACGCGGACCTGCTCGACTTCGTGGGCTTCGGTGCTACGGCCAGCGCCTACGAAGGCAGCGCAGCGGCGCCCGCCCCCAGCAATACCACCGCCATTCTGCGTGCCGGACAGGGCTGCACCGACACCAACCAGAACGCGGCAGACTTCGCCGCTGCGGCCCCTGCGCCCCGCAACAGCGCGGCCCCGGCTGCCGTCTGCCCTCGCTGA
- a CDS encoding acetyl ornithine aminotransferase family protein, giving the protein MTTATQPRQPLLQTALPGPKTAEIMARDAQHLSTSYMRPYPFVPDHGEGVWLTDVDGNTMLDFFAGIAVSTTGHAHPHVVRAVQEQVTRFSHVCLTDYPQEITTSLAERLVGHIEKPGEKWRVFLGNSGAEAVEAAVKLARNHTGRSHVISTLGSFHGRTYGAITLTGSKTKYKRGFGPLLPNVSHVPYPNPFRPPLGSTPETCGQAVLDHIELLFSTVIPADEVAAIIIEPMQGEGGYIVPPQGFLPGLRALCDKYGIMLIFDEVQAGMGRTGKMFSFQQFEAYGNVQPDIVTLAKGIASGLPISAMLAKESVMTWPVGSHGSTFGGNPVAAAAAHATLDLLEGVVRHPGCGASLMDNAREVGAFILTELRKMQAEFPFLGDVRGEGLFIGLEFVKPDGSPDGKLRDRASMAMFEKGLLNLDCGEAVIRISPPLILTREEAATGLQIMREALASLG; this is encoded by the coding sequence ATGACCACCGCCACCCAGCCCCGCCAGCCCCTCCTCCAGACCGCCCTCCCCGGCCCCAAGACCGCCGAGATCATGGCGCGCGACGCCCAACACCTCTCCACCTCCTACATGCGCCCCTACCCCTTCGTGCCCGACCACGGCGAGGGCGTGTGGCTCACCGACGTGGACGGCAACACCATGCTGGACTTCTTCGCGGGGATCGCCGTCAGCACGACCGGGCACGCGCACCCGCATGTGGTCAGGGCCGTGCAGGAGCAGGTCACGAGGTTCTCCCACGTCTGCCTGACCGACTACCCGCAGGAGATCACCACCAGCCTCGCCGAGCGGCTGGTGGGGCACATCGAGAAGCCCGGCGAGAAGTGGCGCGTTTTTCTGGGGAACTCCGGCGCCGAGGCGGTCGAGGCCGCCGTCAAGCTGGCGCGCAACCACACCGGGCGCAGCCACGTCATCTCCACGCTGGGCAGCTTTCACGGGCGGACCTACGGCGCGATCACGCTGACGGGCAGCAAGACGAAGTACAAGCGCGGCTTCGGCCCGCTGCTGCCGAACGTGTCGCACGTGCCCTACCCCAACCCCTTTCGCCCGCCGCTGGGCAGCACGCCCGAAACCTGCGGCCAGGCGGTGCTGGACCATATCGAGCTGCTGTTCAGCACCGTGATTCCCGCCGACGAGGTCGCCGCGATCATCATCGAGCCGATGCAGGGCGAGGGCGGGTATATCGTGCCGCCGCAGGGTTTCCTGCCGGGGCTGCGCGCGCTGTGCGACAAGTACGGCATCATGCTGATCTTCGACGAGGTGCAGGCCGGGATGGGCCGCACCGGCAAGATGTTCTCCTTCCAGCAGTTCGAGGCGTACGGGAACGTGCAGCCCGACATCGTGACGCTTGCCAAGGGCATCGCCTCGGGCCTGCCCATCTCCGCGATGCTGGCGAAGGAGTCGGTGATGACCTGGCCGGTCGGTTCGCACGGCTCGACCTTCGGCGGCAACCCGGTCGCGGCGGCGGCGGCGCACGCGACCCTCGACCTGCTCGAAGGCGTGGTGCGGCACCCCGGTTGCGGCGCGAGCCTGATGGACAACGCCCGCGAGGTCGGCGCCTTCATCCTGACCGAGCTGCGGAAGATGCAGGCCGAGTTTCCTTTCCTGGGCGACGTGCGCGGCGAGGGCCTCTTTATCGGGCTGGAGTTCGTGAAGCCCGACGGCAGCCCCGACGGCAAGTTGCGCGACCGCGCCTCCATGGCGATGTTCGAAAAGGGCCTGCTGAACCTCGACTGCGGCGAGGCCGTCATCCGCATCAGCCCGCCGCTGATCCTGACCCGCGAGGAGGCCGCCACCGGGTTGCAGATCATGCGCGAGGCGCTCGCCAGCCTGGGGTAA
- the ablA gene encoding lysine 2,3-aminomutase codes for MPSSTPLHPQATVRSQQMLPRNHRAPKWQDVPDEQWYDWKWQLKNRINSVEELEEVIRLTPSERAGASAEGIFRLDITPYFASLMDPEDPTCPVRRQVIPTHHELETFTSMMEDSLAEDKHSPVPGLVHRYPDRVLMLVTTQCASYCRYCTRSRIVGDPSETFNPAEYEAQLNYLRNTPQVRDVLLSGGDPLTLAPKVLGRLLSELRKIEHIEIIRIGTRVPVFMPMRVTQELCDVLAENHPLWMNIHVNHPREITPEVADACDRLTRAGVPLGNQSVLLRGVNDHPVIMQKLLRELVKIRVRPYYIYQCDLVHGAGHLRTTVSKGLEIMESLRGHTSGYSIPTYVVDAPGGGGKIPVAPNYVLSHSPDKLILRNFEGYIAAYSEPTDYTGPDMMVPEEWQRKEPGQSGIYGLMEGERISIEPKEFSESRNRPGATKHRLNSREDKWVAHGVGHAGAVTDTAPDGMVQVPQPPEPEPQPVSGD; via the coding sequence ATGCCCAGTTCCACCCCCCTGCACCCCCAGGCGACCGTCCGGTCCCAGCAGATGCTGCCCCGCAACCACCGCGCGCCCAAATGGCAAGACGTGCCCGACGAGCAGTGGTACGACTGGAAATGGCAGCTCAAGAACCGCATCAACTCGGTCGAGGAACTCGAAGAGGTCATCCGCCTGACGCCCTCCGAGCGGGCCGGGGCCAGCGCCGAGGGCATCTTCCGGCTGGACATCACCCCGTATTTCGCCTCGTTGATGGACCCCGAAGACCCCACCTGCCCGGTGCGGCGCCAGGTCATCCCCACCCACCACGAGCTGGAAACCTTCACCTCGATGATGGAAGACTCGCTGGCCGAGGACAAGCACAGCCCCGTGCCCGGCCTGGTGCACCGCTACCCCGACCGGGTGCTGATGCTGGTCACCACCCAGTGCGCCAGCTACTGCCGCTACTGCACGCGGTCGCGCATCGTGGGCGACCCCTCCGAGACCTTCAACCCCGCCGAGTACGAGGCGCAGCTCAACTACCTGCGCAACACGCCCCAGGTGCGCGACGTGCTGCTCTCGGGCGGCGATCCGCTGACGCTGGCGCCGAAGGTGCTGGGCCGCCTGCTTTCCGAGCTGCGCAAGATCGAGCACATCGAGATCATCCGCATCGGCACGCGCGTGCCCGTCTTCATGCCCATGCGCGTGACCCAGGAACTGTGCGACGTGCTGGCCGAGAACCATCCCCTGTGGATGAACATCCACGTCAACCACCCGCGCGAGATCACGCCGGAAGTGGCCGACGCCTGCGACCGCCTCACCCGCGCCGGGGTGCCGCTGGGCAACCAGAGCGTGCTCCTCCGGGGCGTGAACGACCACCCGGTGATCATGCAAAAGCTGCTGCGCGAACTGGTCAAGATCCGGGTGCGGCCCTACTACATCTACCAGTGCGACCTCGTCCACGGGGCCGGGCACCTGCGGACCACCGTCAGCAAGGGCCTGGAGATCATGGAGAGCCTGCGCGGGCACACCTCGGGCTACTCCATCCCGACCTACGTGGTGGACGCGCCCGGCGGCGGCGGCAAGATTCCGGTCGCGCCCAACTACGTGCTCTCGCACTCGCCCGACAAGCTGATCTTGCGCAACTTCGAGGGCTACATCGCCGCCTACTCCGAGCCGACCGACTACACCGGCCCCGACATGATGGTGCCCGAGGAGTGGCAGCGCAAGGAACCCGGCCAGAGCGGCATCTACGGGTTGATGGAAGGCGAGCGCATCTCCATCGAGCCGAAGGAATTCTCGGAAAGCCGCAACCGCCCCGGCGCGACCAAGCACCGTCTGAACAGCCGCGAGGACAAATGGGTCGCGCACGGTGTGGGCCACGCGGGCGCGGTGACCGACACGGCGCCCGACGGCATGGTGCAGGTCCCGCAGCCGCCCGAGCCTGAACCTCAGCCTGTCAGCGGCGACTGA
- a CDS encoding Lrp/AsnC family transcriptional regulator, which yields MKQHGGSLDPLDHRILEELQTDSRLSMRELGRRVGLSAPAVTERVRRLEEGGVILGYGVRVASKPLGRTITAFIGVQDSGRNDPTLVRWAKKHDGVLECHSVTGDNSCILKVAVADVGALETMLGDLIAMGFTCDTSIVLSTPLEGKLLLPPR from the coding sequence ATGAAGCAGCACGGCGGCTCCCTCGATCCTCTCGACCACCGCATCCTCGAAGAACTCCAGACCGACTCGCGGCTCTCCATGCGCGAACTCGGCCGCCGGGTGGGCCTCTCGGCGCCCGCCGTGACCGAGCGGGTGCGGCGGTTGGAGGAGGGCGGCGTGATCCTGGGGTACGGGGTGCGGGTGGCGAGCAAGCCGCTGGGGCGCACCATCACCGCCTTTATCGGCGTGCAGGACTCGGGCCGCAACGACCCCACGCTGGTGCGCTGGGCCAAGAAACACGACGGCGTGCTGGAGTGCCACAGCGTGACCGGCGACAACTCCTGCATCCTGAAAGTCGCGGTGGCCGACGTGGGGGCGCTGGAAACCATGCTGGGCGACCTGATCGCGATGGGCTTTACCTGCGACACCAGCATCGTGCTGAGCACGCCACTGGAGGGCAAGCTGCTGCTGCCGCCGAGGTGA
- the trpD gene encoding anthranilate phosphoribosyltransferase: protein MMHARLMNGDRLSQSEAAAFMREVMEGNVSGVRLAAALAALRVRGETPEEIAGFAQAMRESAVRVQVAPRDVLLDVVGTGGDGAHTFNISTTTAFVVAAAGVPVAKHGNRAASSRAGSADVLEALGVNLDAPPEVVADGIDRLGIGFMFARNYHPALRHAAPIRADLAARTVFNILGPLSNPAGASHLVVGVFRADLTRTLAEVLRLLGAKGATVVYGNGLDEFTVCGPNTVSGLRDGEVIDRTLHPEETGVGLHPREAIVGGTPAENAEITRALLTGGGTPAQRDIVALNAGAALRTAGQVESIREGVGQAREVMASGAAWALLQRYGAHTQRRGRA, encoded by the coding sequence ATGATGCACGCCCGGCTGATGAACGGCGACCGATTGAGCCAGTCCGAGGCGGCGGCCTTTATGCGCGAGGTGATGGAGGGGAACGTCAGCGGCGTGCGGCTGGCGGCGGCCCTGGCGGCCCTGCGGGTGCGCGGCGAGACGCCGGAGGAGATCGCGGGCTTTGCCCAGGCGATGCGCGAGAGCGCCGTGCGGGTCCAGGTCGCGCCGCGTGACGTGCTGCTCGACGTGGTGGGCACCGGGGGCGACGGGGCGCACACCTTCAACATCTCCACCACGACCGCCTTCGTGGTCGCGGCGGCGGGCGTGCCGGTCGCCAAGCACGGCAACCGCGCCGCGAGCAGCCGCGCCGGAAGCGCCGACGTGCTCGAAGCCCTGGGCGTCAACCTCGACGCGCCGCCCGAGGTCGTGGCCGACGGGATCGACCGCCTCGGCATCGGCTTCATGTTCGCGCGCAACTACCACCCCGCGCTGCGGCACGCCGCGCCCATCCGCGCCGACCTCGCCGCCCGCACGGTCTTCAACATCCTGGGGCCGCTCTCCAACCCCGCCGGGGCGTCCCACCTCGTCGTGGGGGTCTTCCGCGCCGACCTGACGCGCACGCTGGCCGAGGTGCTGCGCCTGCTGGGGGCGAAGGGGGCCACCGTCGTCTACGGCAACGGCCTGGACGAGTTCACCGTCTGCGGCCCCAACACGGTTTCGGGCCTGCGCGACGGCGAGGTGATCGACCGCACCCTCCACCCCGAGGAGACGGGGGTCGGGCTGCACCCGCGCGAGGCCATCGTGGGCGGCACCCCCGCCGAGAACGCGGAGATCACCCGCGCGCTGCTCACCGGCGGCGGCACCCCCGCCCAGCGCGACATCGTGGCGCTCAACGCGGGAGCGGCGCTGCGAACCGCCGGGCAGGTCGAAAGCATCCGTGAGGGCGTCGGGCAGGCCCGCGAGGTCATGGCGAGCGGCGCGGCCTGGGCGTTGCTCCAGAGGTACGGGGCGCACACGCAGCGCCGGGGCAGAGCCTAG
- a CDS encoding anthranilate synthase component II, with product MSPLRILLIDNYDSFTYNLVQYFGELGCEVTVWRNDAFTLDDVRQLNPDALVVSPGPCTPREAGLSVQVIRELGPHLPTLGVCLGHQSIGEAYGARVERALLPVHGKTSAVRHGGEGLFAGLEPEVRVARYHSLVVRDLPPELVPVAWTSDPGEEVLMALRHRDHPVFGVQFHPESVATEEGLTMLKNFLTLVRGHRAGRQPGQVPA from the coding sequence ATGTCCCCTCTCCGAATCCTCCTGATCGACAACTACGACTCTTTTACCTACAACCTCGTTCAGTACTTCGGGGAGCTGGGTTGCGAGGTCACCGTCTGGCGCAACGACGCCTTCACGCTGGACGACGTGCGGCAGCTCAACCCCGACGCCCTCGTCGTGTCGCCCGGTCCCTGCACCCCGCGCGAGGCGGGTCTCAGCGTGCAGGTCATCCGCGAACTCGGGCCGCACCTGCCCACCCTCGGCGTCTGCCTGGGCCACCAGAGCATCGGCGAGGCGTATGGAGCGCGGGTGGAGCGTGCCCTGCTGCCCGTCCACGGCAAGACGAGCGCGGTGCGCCACGGCGGCGAGGGCCTCTTCGCCGGACTGGAGCCGGAGGTCAGGGTGGCCCGCTACCATTCCCTGGTGGTCCGTGACCTGCCGCCCGAACTCGTGCCTGTCGCCTGGACCTCCGACCCCGGCGAGGAGGTGCTGATGGCCCTGCGCCACCGCGACCACCCGGTCTTCGGGGTGCAGTTTCACCCCGAGAGCGTCGCCACCGAGGAGGGCCTGACGATGTTGAAGAATTTCCTGACGCTGGTGCGTGGACACCGGGCGGGGCGCCAGCCCGGGCAGGTCCCGGCATGA
- a CDS encoding GNAT family N-acetyltransferase, whose protein sequence is MDVGPAAPQDLPAILDLQRRAYAAEAALYPEAVLPAMTQTLAELRADAGRQVLLKGTLDGRLVACVRGAVDASGVGQIGRLIVDPSEQGRGYGTRLLHAIEAALPVRTLELFTGERSARNLRLYERLGYVRDRSELQGGVTLIYLRKEKATVTA, encoded by the coding sequence ATGGACGTTGGTCCTGCTGCCCCGCAAGATTTGCCGGCCATTCTGGACTTGCAGCGCCGTGCTTACGCGGCTGAGGCGGCGCTGTACCCGGAAGCTGTCTTGCCTGCCATGACGCAAACTCTGGCGGAATTGCGGGCGGATGCCGGAAGGCAGGTCCTCTTGAAGGGCACGCTGGATGGTCGCTTGGTCGCTTGTGTGCGCGGCGCTGTGGACGCTTCAGGAGTTGGGCAGATTGGACGCCTGATCGTGGACCCTTCCGAGCAGGGCCGGGGTTACGGCACGCGCCTTCTCCACGCCATCGAAGCCGCCTTGCCTGTCCGTACCTTGGAACTGTTCACGGGCGAACGCAGCGCCCGGAACCTCCGGCTCTATGAGCGTCTGGGCTACGTCCGCGACCGCTCCGAGCTTCAGGGCGGCGTGACCCTGATCTACCTGCGAAAAGAGAAAGCGACGGTGACGGCATGA